The DNA window AGGCGCCGCATCTCGATCCGAGCATCGACGAAGCCTTGAAGGACTTCATCGCCAAGAAGAAGGGGTCGATGCCCGACGCCTTCACTTGAAAGGAGCCCGAATCAGGCGGGGCTAAAGTCGCCAACATCATCCACAAGGAAGTCTGGCGGAGCGCGTTCTCCGATCCGGTCAAGAAGGAATGATTGCGCCTGCCGGCAGCGTTGACCGCATTGCTGCGGCGCTCCTTGCCAACGGCCTTGTTGTTCGCGGCGGTTTCAATTTTGCGCCAGGCGATGCGCCGCCAGCGGGATCATCGGGTGCGCCGGCAGCGGCCGTCCTGCTGGTAGGGCAGGCGGGCGCAGCACCTTGGCCGCATTTCCTGCGTTGGCGGGAGCAACAGCCACGGGCAACCGCCAATCCGCTCGACACGTGGTCGCGCGAAGTGATCGGCGCCGTGGCGGACACATTCGGGGCGCGGGCCGTTTCGCCTTCCGACAGGCCTTATCTGCCGTTCCAGCAATGGGCGATGCGAGCGGAGGGGCTGAAGCCGTCGCCGCTCGGCATCCTCATGCATCCGCGATACGGGCTCTGGCACGCCTATCGCGGCGCGCTGCTGTTCGAGGACGAGCTTTTGGTTCAAGACGCTGAGGCAGCGCCCCACCTTTGCGATAGCTGTGTCGAAAAACCCTGCCTGAAATCCTGCCCGGTCGACGCCTATTCCGAGCAAGGCTTCGCCTATCAATCCTGCCTGGCGCATGTGCGGGGAGCGAATGGCGAACCCTGCCGCAGCGGCGGCTGTCTCGACCGCAATGCCTGTCCCTATGGCACGGCCTATCGCTACCCGCCGGAGGTCCAGGCGTTTCACATGGCAAGCTTTGCGGCGGTGGACGGCTGATCGAAATGCAGCCCTGATCCAGGTAGTCGCTTGACGGCTGATGGCAGCGGGCCTATTCATCAAGTCATCTGATGACTTGATGAATAGGCCGATGCAACCCGCCATTAGAACCAATCTTACCGACAGCGCCACCGAAAGCCTGCGTGCCGAGATCGTCAGCGGCCGCTGGGGCGTCGGCGAGCGTATTCCCAATGAGGCAGCCCTGACCGACCTTCTGTCGGTGAGCCGTGGCACTGTGCGCGAAGCGGTGCGGGTGCTGGTCTCGCGGGGATTGCTCGATACGCGCCAGGGCTCGGGCACCTATGTGCGCTCCGCCGTCGATACCTCCGCCGCGCTCGACCGGGTCAAGCGCAGCGGCCTGCGCGATCAATGGGAGGCGCGGGCAGCGCTGGACCTGGAGGCGGCACGGCTCGCCGCCTTGCGTCACACGCCGGCCGACCTCGAACGGATGCGTCAATTGCTTGCAGAGCGGGGCACCGTCGCCGACGGCGGAAGCGATGCCTTCATCCGCCGCGATCTCGCCTTCCACAAGTCGGTCGTCGCAGCGTCCGGCAACAGAGCGATGATGGAGCTCTACGACTTCTTCACCGCCGCCATCACCGAGACCATCCATGCCACGCTCGAGGGCAATCTGCCCGAACCGGACCAGCAGGCGCATGCGGCAATCGTCGAGGCCATTGCCGCGAGCGATCCCGAGCGTGCGGTTGCCGCCGTCCGCGCCTTCATGGCGCCGGTGCTTGCCCAGCTTGAAAGACTGCTTTCGCAATGAACCAGAGTTTTCGTCACCCTGACCCGAAGCCGCGATCCGAGGCCGTCAAGGGTCTGGAACTCATCGATGCGGAAGCCGATAGCCTTCCCGCGCCGCAGCCGCCTGAACTGCGCAGCCGTGCCGCGCGTATCGTGCTTGGCGCGAGCCTCGTGCTGATTGCCTTCAGCCTGCGGCCACTGTTTTCCAGCCTGTCGGTGCTGTTGCCCGAAGTGATGCAGGCGACCGGGCTTTCGACGACAGGCGCCAGCCTGCTGACGACGCTGCCCGTTCTGTGCCTGGGTCTGTTCGCGCCGTTCGCGCCAAAACTTGCCCAACGCTATGGGGCTGAACGCACCTTGCTCGGCGCACTCGCGCTGCTGGTGCTGGGAACCGGGCTGCGCTGGTTCGAATCGGTTCCCCTGCTGTTTGTCGCCACCTTCCTGGCCGGCGGCGCCATTGCCATCGGCAACGTGCTGCTGCCGGGCCTGGTGAAGCGTGATTTCGCCGACAGGGCTGCCATCATGACGGGGCTCTACACCATGGCCTTGTGCGCCGGTTCGGCGGCGGCCGCCGGCTTCACCCTGCCGATCGAGCATTTTATCACCGGTTCATGGTCAGGAGCGCTCGCAGCCTGGGCGGTGCCGACGCTGGTCGTGTTGCTGATCTGGATTCCGCAGGCGCTTGGCAGCCGCCGGCAGGTGAGCCATCAAGGATTTCGCGTCGTCGGGCTTTGGCGCGATCGCCTGGCCTGGCAAGTCACGCTGTTCATGGGGCTGCAGTCGGCGCTTGCCTATTGCATCTTCGGCTGGCTAGCGCCGATCCTGCGCGAGCGCGGTTTCGATGCGGCCACCGCCGGCGCCATGGTTTCGGTTTCGGTGATGGCGCAGGTCATCACGTGCCTTGCCGTGCCGTCCTTTGCGATGCGGTTGAAGGACCAGCGCGGCATCAATGTGGCGCTCGTTGCCATAGCGGTGATAGCGCTGCTCGGCATTCTGTTCGCACCGACCTCGACGGTGCTGTTCTGGGCGGTCCTGCAAGGCATCGGGCAGGGCGGCCTGATCGCGGCTGCCATGAGCCTCATCGTGCTGCGGTCGCCGGATTCGCATGTCGCCGCGCATCTTTCGGGCATGGCGCAAGGCGTCGGCTATGTGCTGGCGGCCTTCGGTCCGCTGCTGGTGGGCCTGATCCGCAGCTGGACCGGCAGTTTTTCGGGAACGGCGTTCCTGTTCGTCGCGCTCGGGCTTGGCGTAGCCGTCATGGGGCTCGGCGCCGGCCGCGCGCTGCATGTCGGCGCACGGACCGTGCGCGCCGACGACCGATAGCGCGTCACGCAATCCTGCACGAAATGTTGACTGTCAGGTTCAGGGAACGCCTTGCCGTATCGGCTTGGCCGGATATGTATCGCGCATCAATCGAACGGAGCGGGCGATGACGAAGCAGGACCTTCAGATCAAGACCAGGGATGGCGTTGCCAAAGCAGGGCTTTTCCGCTCGGCAAAAGCATCTCCTGCCAAGGCCGGCGTCATTCTCTATCAGGACGCCTTCGGTCCGCGGCCGGCGCTCGACAGTATGGCCGAGCGGCTGGCACATGAAGGTTATGCGGTGCTGGTGCCGGACCTGTTCTACCGCAATGCGCCTTACGGGCCCTTCGACGCCAAGACCGCCTTTGTCGAGGAAAACACCAAGGCGGCGCTGATGGCGCTGGTCACCGGCACGACGCAGGACATGACCATCAGCGACAGCGGTGCATTCCTCGACGCACTCGCTGCCGAGGGCATCACCGGGCCGATCGGCACCGTCGGCTATTGCATGGGCGGCGGCCGGGCATTGAATGCGGCTGCAACCTATCCCGACAGGATAAGGGCGGCAGCGAGCTTCCATGGCGGCAATCTGGCCAGCGACGCTGCCGACAGCCCGCATCGCAAGGCAGCCTCCATCAAGGCGCGTGTCTATGTCGGCACATCAGGCGTCGACAGGAGTTTTCCGCCGGAACAGTCGGCGCGACTGGCCGAGGCGCTGAGGGTCGCGGAAGTCGACCATGTCATCGAGAACTATGTCGGCGTGGCGCATGGCTGGTGCGTGCCCGATCATAGCGTTTTCAATGCCGCGGGTGCGGAACGCCACTGGAAGCGATTGACGACGCTGTTCGCCGAAACCCTGATCTGAGCCCTTCGTTCGGCTGTTCTTGTCTGTTGGCTGTCTGGCCCGTTCGCGCTATCAGGCAGACAAATGGCGCGACCTCGGATGAGCGGGTCGAGCGGGAACGAATAGCCTGATGCAATCCTATGATGTCGTGATCATCGGCGCGGGTGCCGCCGGAATGATGTGCGCCGTGGAGGCGGCCAAGCGCGGTCGTTCGGTGCTGATCCTCGATCATGCGGCAATGCCGGGCGAAAAGATCCGCATCTCCGGCGGCGGCCGGTGCAATTTCACCAACATCCATGCCAGCCCGAAGAATTTTCTCTCGGGCAATCCGCATTTCTGCATTTCGGCGCTCAGCCGCTACACGCAGCGCGATTTCATCGCCCTCGTCGAACGCCACCGCATCGCCTATCACGAGAAGACGCTGGGGCAGCTGTTCTGCGACGGCTCCGCACGCCAGATCATCGATATGCTGGTCTCGGAAATGCAGGGCCGGGGCGTGGAGCTGGCACTGTCGACCAGGGTTGAGGATGTCCGCAAAACCGCAGAGGGTTTTGTGCTTGCCCTCTCCACAGGTTTGGTTGCTTGCCAGTCTCTGGTGGTGGCCTGCGGCGGCAAGTCGATCCCAAAGATGGGGGCGACCGGATTCGGCTATGAGCTTGCCGAACGGTTCGGCCTTGCCATCATCGAAACGCGGCCGGCGCTGGTGCCGCTGACCTTCGATGCAAACACGCTCGAGCGGCTGGCGCCGCTGGCCGGCAACGCTGTCGACGCGGAAGTCGCCTGCGGCAAGACGCGGTTTTCCGAAGCGATGCTGTTCACGCATCGCGGTGTCAGTGGACCGTCCATCCTGCAGATCTCTTCCTATTGGCGCGAGGGCGATGAAATCCGCATCGCCATGCTGCCGGGGGTGGATGTGGCGGATCTCGTTCGTGCCGCCAAGCGCGGCAATGGGCGGCAAGCGGTGCAGACAGTGCTGGCAAACCATCTGCCGAAGCGGCTGGCGCAATCGATCGCCGAGCGCACCGGGATCGACGGCAACCTCGCCGATCTTTCCGACGCCCAGATCAAAACCGTCGCCGCCGCGGTCAATGACTGGCGCATCAAGCCCGCTGGTTCAGAGGGCTACCGCACCGCCGAAGTGACGCTGGGCGGGGTCGACACCAACGGGCTGGACCAGAAGACGATGCAGGCGAAATCCGTGCCGGGCCTGTTTTTCATCGGTGAAGCCGTCGATGTCACGGGCTGGCTGGGCGGCTATAATTTCCAGTGGGCATGGTCGTCGGGCTGGGTGGCGGGGCAGGCGGCATAGACTTACTTCTGTGGCTTCGCTCCAGCCGCCGGTGCCTTCTTCTTCTTTTTGGCCTGATTGTATCCGATGGCGGCACGGACGAGCTCTTTCAGGGCACGCTCATCGAGCTTATCGCCCTCAAGGATATCGATTGCCCGCCAGACCTTGCCGCCAAAACCGTTGTTGAACAGTTTGTCGGGGTCCGGCAGGCGCGCGCCATGGGAAAAGGTGAGCTTCACCTTGTCCTTGTGGGCGTTGCCGACCACGATGTTCCCGTCGAGGCACCATACCGGGCTGCCCATCCACTTCCACTCCTCGACGATGTCCGGGTCGGCTGCAAGGATGGTCTTGCGGATGCCGGCGAGCGTCTCGGCGCGCCAGTCCGTGAGGCCGGCGAGCAGCTGGTCGATCTGTTCGGATGGGTTCATTGGATACCTTCCCGTGCCTCGGCGCGTTTCAACCGCCGCCCGTTACCAGCGCGCCAGCTGGGTGATCTGAACGAGGTTGCCGCAGCTGTCGTTCAGCTGGGCGATAGTCGAACCGGTCACCTCGGTCGGCGGCTTGATAAACGCGCCACCCTTCGCCTTGATGCGCTCATAATCGCCCTTGACGTCGTCGGTGAAGAACATGACCGCGGGCTGGCCCTGCTTGAAGATGGCTTCCTGATAGGCCTTGGCGGCCGGGTTGTCGTTGAGCGCGAGCTGCAGCTCGGTTCCATCAGGCTCTTCGGCCGAGGCCACGGTCAGCCAGCGATAGGGCCCATTGCTGAAATCGGCCTTTTTGGCGAGGCCCAGCACGTCGGTGTAGAAGTGCAGTGCGTTTTCCTGGTTGTCCACATACACGCTGGTCAGCTTGATCTTCATGGCTCTTTCTCCTCTTTCACATTCTTCGGTCGTTACGAGATCCAGCCGGGCCGCGCGGCCGCCTGCTTCACCCAGTCCGCCATCTGCGCTTCGTCGAACTGGTCGTCTTCGCGGATGTCGATCCAGCGCGCCTCCTTGCTCTTTGCCGTGCCGCCGGGCGGGATCGGCTGCAACGACATGCCACTGAAGAAGGTCACCTTCAAATAGTGGGTGAGGACATGAAACGTCACGAACCAGCCCTGGCCTTCGATGCCATAGAAGGGCGAGTTCCATCGCACGGCCTTGCGCACATCAGGCACGTTGCGCACGATGAGCGCGTCGAGGCGTTCGCCGAGACCGCGCTTCCAGCCCGGTATTGCCGCGATGTAGGCCTGCACCGGGGCGTCGCCGTCGCCCTTGGCGATTTGCGGGTTGCCGCCCGAGAGCAGGACCGGCGCAGCCTTGGCCTTGGTCGATTGTCCCTGCGTCTTGGCCATTCTGCCCACTCCTATCCGCCCGCACGCTGCGCGCCGCGCCCCTTGGCGGCATAGGGCAGCACGAACATGTACAGGCCGCTGAACAGCAGCAGGAAGAGCGGCAGGAGCGGCGAGTAGACCACCCAGGCGGGAGGTTGACCAAATGCCATGGTGACGAAGTTGGTGATGACGGTCAGCGTAAAGATGATCGACAGCCAGCGATGAATTTGCCGGATCCACTTGTTCCAGTCCAATGGCACCTCCCGTCAAAGCGAGCCGAAGCGGACCAGCGATCCGCTTGCCGGCGGTTTCAATCCAGCCGTGCCAGGACGTCTTCCAGGGCAGTAAGGAACCTTTGCCAGCCGACCGTGGCGCCGCGGAAATAGGGCTGCTGATCCGGCCGGAAGCCGGTCTGCTCCATGCGCAGATGGGTTCCCGTGCTCGTAGCGGTGAGCGTCCAGGTGACCACACTCTCGAGATCCTTGGTGTCCCAGGTGTAGGACAGCGTCTTGTTGGGCTCGACCGTCTGGACCTGACAGTCGACGCCGCCCCAATCCGCGCTGAGATTGAAACGGTGGTCCACGACTGGCTTGAAGTTGTTCTTCATCAGCCACTCCTCGATCAGATGCGGTTGGGTAAGGGCACGCCAGATCTTCTCCGGCGGATAGGGGATTTCACGTTCGACGATGACGGAGCGCGTTTCGGTCGCAGTGTTGGTCATTGGTCCATTCTTTTGAGCAAATTTTCGAGGTCATCGAACCGGCTTTGCCAGAACGCGTTCATCTGGTTCGTCCAGTCGGTCAGGGGAGAAAGCGCTGCGAGCTGTGCGCTATAGTGGGTCTGCCGTCCCTCATGGCGGTCACGCACCAGCCCGGCCTGCCGGAGCACGCTGAGATGCTTCGACACCGCCGGCTGCGAGACCCCTGACTGAGCCGTCAGGGCGCCGACCGTCTGCTCGCCTTGCCGGCACAGGCGCTCGAAGATCGCTCGGCGCGTCGGATCGGAGAGCGTTCTGAAGAGGACATCGTGAGCGTTGGTCATTTGGGATCGATAACCCGGTGGCTATTGATTGACGTATAACCGTCCAGATATGTATGTGTCAAGCGGGAGCGTGGGGGGCACGATCGGGCCGTTTCCAAAAAAATCTTTCCATTGCCCCAAGGATTAGCCATTAGCCTTCGTCCAACAGGCAAATGATGGCGATGATGCTGGATGAAAGCGAAGCCTCCGACGCCGAATTGATCGGGCGGGCGAAGAGCGGAGACAGGGGGGCCTTCAGCAAATTGCTGGAGCGTCACTACGACTTCGTCTATCGCGCCGCCTATCGCTGGTGCGGCAAGAAGGCCGATGCCGAAGACATCGCCCAGGAAGTCTGCGTGCGGCTCGGCAAGGCGATCCGCGACTATCGCGGCGGCGGCGCTTTCACGACATGGCTCTATTCCGTGACGATGAACGCGGCGCGCGACGTGATGCGCAAGACCGCGCGCGAGACGGTCAAGACCGAGGCCTATGGCGTTCATGCGCTGATCTCGGGCGAGACGTCGACCGAACCGGAAGACCCGGCCGAGGCGCTGTGGGCGGCGGTGCGGCAATTGCCCGACAAGCAGCGCGATGCGGTGCTGCTGGTCTATGGCGAGGGCCTGAGCCACGCGGCCGCCGCCGAGGCGATGGCGATCTCGGAGACGACGGTTTCCTGGCACATCCATGAAGCGAAGAAACGGCTGAAGACGCTGATGCGCTCGGCCGGGGAAGTGTGACCATGGTCGACGACAACGAACTCAAGAGATTGCGCGATGCAGCAGTGCCGGCGCCCGCCCAGGACGCCAAGGCGCGTGCTTTCGAAGCCGCCCTGCGCGCCTACGATCAGGAAAATATTTCTGCTGTCACCCAAGGATCGGTTGGCGGGCTTCGTCTCACAGAGCGAGCACAAAAGCTCTGGAGCGAGATCATGCAAAAGAAACTCATTGCCACGCCGGCCCTTGCCGGGCTCGTCGCCCTGCCGATCGCCGGATACGCCACCTTCCATTTGCTGAGGGAACAGCCGCCCAAATTCGGCGGCGACGAGAAGATCAGCGAGACGCTGGCCGACAAGCCGCCGACCCTGAAGCCGACGACCGCCGAGCCGAAGCCGGCTCCGACCGGGCTGGAGAAGGACAAGAAAGCCGACGCCGATGTGGAAAGCCGCGACGCCACCGATGCGCTTGTGGCGCCGGCCTCGCCGCCGAAATCCGAATCGACCGTTGCCGGTGGCACGGCGCAGCAGGAATCGGCGACGGGCGCTCCCCGACAGGATGCTGCCGACGCAGGAAAGACGAACGTTGCACCCCCGGCGCCAGCCCCGACCGGCGAGTTTGCGCTGGATGGCACGACAAGCGCGCCCAGCACCTCTCGGGTTGCCCGCATGCCGGCCGAGTCCAAGCTGATGGTGCAGCCGCCGTCGACCTTGCCGGCCGACCAGGTGCAGCCGCAGGAGGAAAATCGCGACCGCGTTCAGGATTTCAAGACCAATCCGGTGCATGCAGCACTCGAGGACCCGGTCTCGACCTTCTCGATCGATGTCGACACGGCCTCCTATTCCTTCGTGCGCAGCTCGCTGAAGCAGGGCACCCTGCCGCAGGCCGATACGGTGCGCGTCGAGGAGATGATCAACTACTTCCCCTATGACTGGAAGGGTCCGGACTCGGCCTCGACGCCGTTCAACTCGACCGTCAGCGTCATGCCGACGCCGTGGAACACGCAGACCAGGCTGATGCACGTCGCCATCAAGGGTTTTGACGTCAAGCCGACCGAGCAGCCGAAGGCCAATCTGGTGTTCCTGATCGACGTCTCGGGTTCGATGGACGAGCCTGACAAGCTGCCGCTGCTCAAATCGGCTTTCCGGCTGCTGGTCAGCAAGCTGAAGGCCGACGACACCATCTCGATCGTCACCTATGCGGGTGATGCCGGCACGGTCCTGGAGCCGACCAAGGCGTCCGAGAAGGACAAGATTCTCAATGCCATCGACAATCTGACGCCCGGCGGCAGCACAGCTGGCGAGGCGGGTATCAAGGAGGCCTACAGGCTGGCGCAAAAGTCCTTCGTCAAGGATGGCGTCAACCGTGTGATGCTGGCCACAGACGGCGACTTCAATGTTGGTCAGACTGATGATGACGACCTCAAGCGGTTGATCGAGAGCGAGCGCAAGACCGGTGTCTTCCTGTCGGTGTTCGGCTTCGGTCGCGGCAATCTGAACGACCAGATGATGCAGACCATCGCGCAGAACGGCAACGGCACCGCCGCCTATATCGACACGCTGGCCGAGGCCGAAAAGGTGCTCGTCGAGGATGCCTCCTCGACGCTGTTCACCATCGCCAAGGACGTGAAGATCCAGGTCGAGTTCAATCCCAACAAGGTCTCGGAATACCGCCTGATCGGCTACGAGACCCGGGCGCTGAACCGCGAGGATTTCAACAATGACCGGGTCGATGCCGGCGATATCGGCTCGGGTCACTCGGTCACCGCGATCTATGAAATCACGCCCAAGGGCAGCGGTGGCGAGCAGATCGATCCGCTGCGTTATGGCCAGGCGTCGGTGGACAATGGCGGCGTCGCCAATGCGGACGAGTATGCCTTCGTCAAGATCCGCTACAAGCTGCCGAATGAGGATGTCTCGAAGCTGATCACCACGCCGGTGACCTCGGCCAACGAGATTTCGTCCTTCGACCAGGCCAGCACCGACCAGCGTTTCTCCGTCGCGGTTGCGGCCTTTGGCCAGAAGCTGCGCGACGAGGATGCGACCGCGAAGTTCGGTTACGACAAGATCATGGAGATTGCCACTGCCGCTCGAGGAGCCGACCCGTTTGGGTACAGGTCCGAGTTCCTCTCGCTTGTGCGCCTTGCCTCGGCGCTGGGCGGTAACCGGTAGTGGTGATGACGGCCGGTTTCTTTCAGATGGGATCGTTCTGATACGGGAAACCGACCGCGGGCGGGTGAGGCAGGCCGGCGAGGGGTTCATTCCCTTGCCGGCTTTTTTCGGATCTGTTGATATTCAGGTGAGGCCGGCCTGCGAATGGGGGTTCCCTGCGCTTCCGGTGCTCACGTACTTTAAGTACGCTCCGCTCCGGTTCTCGAAAACCACCATTCTCGACTCGGCCTGACCTGAATCTCAACAGATCCGAGGCGCAGCGTTAACCTGCATGATCGTTAAATTGCACAGCATTTCCGGTACTGGATCGCAACTCCCTCTTGCTACACGGGACAAGTGTACTGGGCTTGAGGGAGCCGAAATTGCAGATCAGGACTATCGCCAACTCGATACCACCGGCACGAGACGCCTCGGCGGTTTCATCAGCCCCATCATCAGAATCCAGGCGCATCAGCGACAACGTCACCGCTGCCCGCAACACCGCCATGTCGGCGCTGACCAACGACCGTTTCCGCGCCATGCTGGAACAGATAGCCGACCCGATCTCATCCGGCGCGCTGATGACCATGCGCGGCGACAATGTGGTCGACTTCAAGTCGGCGCAGTCAAGCTACGCCGACAACAGCGAATAATCGAAAACCGATAAGGTCAGGCCCGGCCGCGGCGGCGCTCGCGGCGGGCTTCACTGGTCTCGGCGGTGTTTTCCGTCGCCACCTTGTTGCGCATCGGACCAATGCGCTCGACGATCGCGGCAACCGTCGGACGATCCGCCTTGGTGTGCGCGTCGAGCGCCTTGCGCATGGCGGCAAGGTGCTGGAACGAGGTTCCGCAGCAGCCGCCGACAATTTTCGCGCCGGCGTCGACAGCGAGGCGTACATAGTCGGCCATCAGTTCGGGCGTGCCAGAGTAATGGATTTCGGTGCCGCGGAATTCGGGGATGCCGCAATTGCCCTTGACGATCACCGTTGCCTCCGGCTTCGCCTCGGTCATGTCGAGCAGCGAGGCGAGGATGTCGGACGCGCCGACGCCGCAATTGGCGCCAACGCCGAGCGGCGCCTGCGAAAGCCCGTCGGTGACGCCGTGGATATCCTTGGGCAGCAGGCCCATCATGGTGCGGCCGGCGGTATCGAAGGAACCGGTGTAGGTGTAGGGCAGGCCGACGCGGATCGCCGCCTCGGCGGCGGCGCGGATCTCGTCGGGAGCCGACATCGTCTCGATCCAGGCGACTTCGGCGCCGCCTTCCTTGAGGCCCTCGATCTGCTCGGCAAAGGCGTCGACCGCCTCGTCATAGGTCATGGCGCCAAGCGGCACCAGCAATTCGCCGGTCGGGCCGACCGAGCCGGCGACGATCACCTTGCGGCCGGCTCTGTCGGCGACGGCCCGCGCGAGCTCGGCGGCGCGCTTGTTCAGCGCATGCGCACGGTCCTGCGCATGGTGCAGCTTCAAGCGGTGACGGGTGCCGCCAAAGGAATTGGTGAGGATGATGTCGGCGCCGGCATCGACGAAATTCTGGTGCAGGCTGGTGATGGTGTCGGGCGCCGTCTCGTTCAGCAACTCGGGTGCCTCGCCAGCCTCCAGACCCATGGCGAACAAATTTGTGCCGGTGGCGCCATCGGCCAGCAGCACGCCCTTTTCAGCCAGCAGCGCATCGATCGGGTTGGTGGTCGTCATCGGATTGGCTTTCATGTTTCGAAGTCGAATAAGGATATAAAGAAGTCTTTATGTGTAGTCAATGATTTGCCGCTTTGACATCGCTGAATCGGAGGGGGGCCTTACGGTGATTGTCGAAACTCAGACAGTGCCTGTTGGGAACGACATGCCGGCCAGTCTGTGCGCGAAGCTGGAGGCTTCGTGCGCGTTGATGTCGGCGGCGCGGATCAGATTGTCGAAATGCTGGATCAGCGTCTGGATCGGCTGGGTGGCGTTGAGCACCAGATACATGTCGCCGACATAGATGGCGGCACGATAGGGTCCGAAGATGGTGTAGGGGATCGAATAGCGCATCCGCCCGTCATAGAGAAACAGCCGGAAGGTCGGATAGAGATCGTCGAGCAGCGTCGCCATATGCAGCAGCTGGGCGCGCCGGTCGGCTTCCGGGAAACGATCCCAGACACCCAGCCCACGTGCAAAGATCTCCAGCGTGTGGCGCGGCATGCAGACTTCCATGTCGGTTTCCGGCCGCCTGTTGTAGTCGATGCGGTATTGCGTTTCTCCGGCCTGGGCCAGGCGGCTCTTGTTGGCGATGCCCGCCTCATAGTCGACCAACGCTTCGGTGCGCAGAAGATCGGGAATGCCGGCCGGAACGTAGCGGATCTTGGTGCCGGCCGCCTCGGCATGCCATTTGGCCAGCAGCGTGCGGTCGAAGCCGTCGGGTGCCTCCTCGATCTCCAGGCTCTCGCGGATTTCGCCGGTGAGGCCCTCGTCCTGGCTGAGGCCGAGTAGCCAGTCGAGCGACACTTTGAACTCGGCGGCGATGTTGAGCAGCGTTTCGGCGCGGGGCAGGCGGGTCGAGGCGCCCGACAACAGCTGCGACAGCGCCGAGCGGTCGATGCCGACCGCGGTCGCGAAGGCCGACTGGTTGAGGTCGGAGCGTGTCAAGAGCGTTTTCAAGCGTTCGCGGAAGATCGTCGACAGGTCGCGCTTGTCCATGTCCGTGCTCCAGGCCGATTGAGGAAAAATTTGCGCCGAAGCCCCTCTGGGCGTGTCTCAGGCGTAAATGAATCCCTAAGTCTGTTTACAATGTATAACATGTGCGGTCAAAAATGCGCAATCGCAACAGTTTGTGCACTTTGTCTCGTTGAGTGGAATCATTTCTCCTGACACAATGCTGTCAGGAACCAATTGGGGTTCCGGCGACTGAGGGACAGTGGTCGATAGCATGACGAGCAAGAGCATCAGGCGACACAGCGTACCGGCCATCGAGTGGCCGACCGTGGTACTCGCCTTCTTCTGTTACGCGACATGGCTCGCCACCGGTTTCCTGCTCTGGCCATCCTACCCCGTCCTGGCGCTCGCCGTCCTGGCTTTCACCGCCGCACTGCAATCTTCGATCATGCACGAAGTGCTGCACGGTCATCCGACACGCAATGCGCGGGTCAACGAAGCCTTTGTGTTCCTGCCGATCGGTCTGGTCTGGCCATTCCGCCGCTTCAAGACCATCCATCTGCGCCACCACGCCGACGAGCGGCTGACCGATCCACTGGACGATCCAGAGAGCTATTACCAGGCGCTCTGGCAGCATGACGAGCTGCCGCCGACGATGAAATTCCTGCTCAAGATCAACAACACCATGGCCGGCCGTTTCGTGCTCGGCCCCTGGCTGTCCTGCATCGGTTTCTTCATCGACGACGCCAAGCAGATGATTGCCGGCGACAAGGCGATCCGCAAGGCGTGGCTGCTGCATGCGATCGGCCTCGCCATCGTGATACCGATCGTCCAGTTCGGCTTCGGCATCCCGCTGT is part of the Mesorhizobium loti genome and encodes:
- the bmt gene encoding betaine--homocysteine S-methyltransferase — encoded protein: MTTTNPIDALLAEKGVLLADGATGTNLFAMGLEAGEAPELLNETAPDTITSLHQNFVDAGADIILTNSFGGTRHRLKLHHAQDRAHALNKRAAELARAVADRAGRKVIVAGSVGPTGELLVPLGAMTYDEAVDAFAEQIEGLKEGGAEVAWIETMSAPDEIRAAAEAAIRVGLPYTYTGSFDTAGRTMMGLLPKDIHGVTDGLSQAPLGVGANCGVGASDILASLLDMTEAKPEATVIVKGNCGIPEFRGTEIHYSGTPELMADYVRLAVDAGAKIVGGCCGTSFQHLAAMRKALDAHTKADRPTVAAIVERIGPMRNKVATENTAETSEARRERRRGRA
- a CDS encoding fatty acid desaturase is translated as MTSKSIRRHSVPAIEWPTVVLAFFCYATWLATGFLLWPSYPVLALAVLAFTAALQSSIMHEVLHGHPTRNARVNEAFVFLPIGLVWPFRRFKTIHLRHHADERLTDPLDDPESYYQALWQHDELPPTMKFLLKINNTMAGRFVLGPWLSCIGFFIDDAKQMIAGDKAIRKAWLLHAIGLAIVIPIVQFGFGIPLWLYILVPVWLGQSLISIRTFAEHQWSEHPEGRTVIVERSPLSFLFLNNNLHFVHHKTPTVAWYRLPKLFRDRREEWLRMNNGYAYPNYFALIKAYAFKAKEPIVHPVLRRQAEPGRAFKPRIRARSINGLGSAPVPAEPPKE
- a CDS encoding RNA polymerase sigma factor; the encoded protein is MAMMLDESEASDAELIGRAKSGDRGAFSKLLERHYDFVYRAAYRWCGKKADAEDIAQEVCVRLGKAIRDYRGGGAFTTWLYSVTMNAARDVMRKTARETVKTEAYGVHALISGETSTEPEDPAEALWAAVRQLPDKQRDAVLLVYGEGLSHAAAAEAMAISETTVSWHIHEAKKRLKTLMRSAGEV
- a CDS encoding DUF3520 domain-containing protein; this encodes MVDDNELKRLRDAAVPAPAQDAKARAFEAALRAYDQENISAVTQGSVGGLRLTERAQKLWSEIMQKKLIATPALAGLVALPIAGYATFHLLREQPPKFGGDEKISETLADKPPTLKPTTAEPKPAPTGLEKDKKADADVESRDATDALVAPASPPKSESTVAGGTAQQESATGAPRQDAADAGKTNVAPPAPAPTGEFALDGTTSAPSTSRVARMPAESKLMVQPPSTLPADQVQPQEENRDRVQDFKTNPVHAALEDPVSTFSIDVDTASYSFVRSSLKQGTLPQADTVRVEEMINYFPYDWKGPDSASTPFNSTVSVMPTPWNTQTRLMHVAIKGFDVKPTEQPKANLVFLIDVSGSMDEPDKLPLLKSAFRLLVSKLKADDTISIVTYAGDAGTVLEPTKASEKDKILNAIDNLTPGGSTAGEAGIKEAYRLAQKSFVKDGVNRVMLATDGDFNVGQTDDDDLKRLIESERKTGVFLSVFGFGRGNLNDQMMQTIAQNGNGTAAYIDTLAEAEKVLVEDASSTLFTIAKDVKIQVEFNPNKVSEYRLIGYETRALNREDFNNDRVDAGDIGSGHSVTAIYEITPKGSGGEQIDPLRYGQASVDNGGVANADEYAFVKIRYKLPNEDVSKLITTPVTSANEISSFDQASTDQRFSVAVAAFGQKLRDEDATAKFGYDKIMEIATAARGADPFGYRSEFLSLVRLASALGGNR
- a CDS encoding helix-turn-helix domain-containing protein, giving the protein MDKRDLSTIFRERLKTLLTRSDLNQSAFATAVGIDRSALSQLLSGASTRLPRAETLLNIAAEFKVSLDWLLGLSQDEGLTGEIRESLEIEEAPDGFDRTLLAKWHAEAAGTKIRYVPAGIPDLLRTEALVDYEAGIANKSRLAQAGETQYRIDYNRRPETDMEVCMPRHTLEIFARGLGVWDRFPEADRRAQLLHMATLLDDLYPTFRLFLYDGRMRYSIPYTIFGPYRAAIYVGDMYLVLNATQPIQTLIQHFDNLIRAADINAHEASSFAHRLAGMSFPTGTV
- a CDS encoding helix-turn-helix transcriptional regulator, with protein sequence MTNAHDVLFRTLSDPTRRAIFERLCRQGEQTVGALTAQSGVSQPAVSKHLSVLRQAGLVRDRHEGRQTHYSAQLAALSPLTDWTNQMNAFWQSRFDDLENLLKRMDQ